One Comamonas odontotermitis genomic window, CATCATTGTTTTTGTCCAGATAGGTGGCCGAGATGACATAAGGCTTCCATGGCGAAATGCCATCGGCGTAGGTCTTGATCTGCGCCAGGCCTGCAGTGGTGACCATGTCGGCATAGGTGGTTGCCGTGCCTGCCACAGTGAAATCATAAGGACGGTCATAGGGCGCTGACAACTGGATCACGCCCCAGGGTGTGAGGTCACTGCCCTGAATCATCTGCACCAGCCGTACCTTGGTCTTGTCGCGCAAGGTCTTGAGGTGCTGAACTTCCGTAGAGCGGATCATCACGGGCGAGGTTGCCGACGTATTTCCCGCCTGCTGCAGCGCGGCGATCAGCTTGTCTTCCATGGGTAGCCCCAGCTTGCTATGGTAGGTGGGGTTGCGGGTCTGCAGGTAGAGGCCGGGCGTGCGGGCTTGCCGTTTGGCCCAGTCGAACACTTGCGCAAGTGACTGGATACGGAAGCTGTTGATGTCGGTCGGAGTGCTGGAGCCCGTTGGATTCTTGAGGCGCAATGTCTGCAGTTCTGCCAGCGTGAAGTCGGAAGCAAACCATCCGGTGACCGAAATGCCGTCGATCACCTTGGTGGTCTTGCGGTCAGAGAACTCGGAGTGGTTGGCGATATTGGTAATGTCG contains:
- a CDS encoding glycerophosphodiester phosphodiesterase family protein, with the translated sequence MKPTQHAWRLGAIAITGLCAALISGCNTEFGVGPGDGGETPGNPDYPTLDNKRPQSFALASVGSQPANSLESMGQAMTQSADFIAVDLVMSKDGTLVALGSPDITDITNIANHSEFSDRKTTKVIDGISVTGWFASDFTLAELQTLRLKNPTGSSTPTDINSFRIQSLAQVFDWAKRQARTPGLYLQTRNPTYHSKLGLPMEDKLIAALQQAGNTSATSPVMIRSTEVQHLKTLRDKTKVRLVQMIQGSDLTPWGVIQLSAPYDRPYDFTVAGTATTYADMVTTAGLAQIKTYADGISPWKPYVISATYLDKNNDGQPDDLNNDGKWDYRDRQMMSATNLVTNAHAANLFVHPFEFSSDVSTLASDFAGDASKEYKLFYKVGVDAVLSANPADANKAR